The Bacillota bacterium genomic sequence GCGTTCCAGATGGCCTTTGGCGTCGGCTATGCGGAAGTATACGAGCCATCCCCGCAGGTACCGGTTCACCAATTCGATGCGCCGGCTCATGGCAATAGACCAGCGGCGGCTGGTTAGCTCCCTCAGCTTCGACTTAAGTCGCCGTAAGGCTTCTGTGGGCTAATCGCAACCGTACCTGTCCATTCGGTCTGCGGTAAAAGCCAAAGCCGAGATACTCTCGTCTCCAGGCTCTGTCGCACTCTTGTCTCTGCTGACCTTGAGCTTCAGTTCCTCTTCGATGAATCTCTGGAGAGAGGCCATCACCCGAAGGCCTGCCCTTCGACTTATAGCCACTTACACTGCCGGGCACACAAGTTCAAAGGGGCGGGTCGCAAATGCGATCCGCCCCTTTCATCTCAGTTATATTTCTACCGGTACTTGTCCCGCCAAACGTATCTGAACCTCTTGCTGGCTTCTATCGGTGGTAACCTCATACCGATAGGCCAAGAACTGCACTCCGGCAGCATGGGCCTCCTGCACTGCCCTGGCGAAATCCTCATCGCTGGCAGCATTGGGAGTAAATACCCTGCCGTCTCCCCGTTGAATGACAAACACAACGACTGCGTGAAGGCCATAGTCGAGAGCGGTGATGAGTTCCCGGATGTGACGCTCTCCCCTCTTGGTGGGGGCATCGGGAAACATGGCCACCCCATCCTCCACCAAGGTCACAGACTTTACCTCAATTAAGTATTGGCGCTGACCGCTATAGCCGGCGAAGTCAAAGCGACTGGAGCCAAAGCCAACCTCCGGCCTCACCTGCTCCATCCTCGGTAGTGGCGCCAATCTACCTTCAGTTAACCACTGTCCCATCAGCTTATTAGGCAAATGGGCATCAATGCTGACTATTGTTTCTCCGTGGCGAACAAAGGCAGCGGTGTAGGCTGTCTTGCGGTTGGACGAAGGTCGATACAACAGACCGATGGGGGCCCCAGGCACCAGCAGCTCCTTCATCCGACCGGTACTGGGAACATACACCGTTTCCGGCGTCTCTGACTCAATATAGACCTGGGCAGTAAACCGATTGAGCCGCCGCCGGAAGATTCCCCATTCTACCTCAACACTATAGTCGGCATCTAATGCCTTCTCACTTCGCCTGCAATTGCTGGACATCTTCACCGAGGCTATCTTCTTGCAGGCACATAGTCTTCCCATCCTGTTCTTCCGCGGTACAGTCATCACAATAGCCGTAGAACTCCATGCGATGTTCTCGGACATCAAATCCGGTGGCGTCGGCAACCAGCTTCTCGAGATCGTGAATAACCGTCATGTTGACATCAAAGACCGATCCACAGATATTGCAAATAAAGTGATAATGCGGCTCTGGATTGCCGTCATAACGACTATAACTACTGCCATAGGACAACTCCAAGACTTCCCCCATCTCCCGCAGACAGCGGAGATTGCGATATATTGTCCCCAGACTGACGTTGGGAAGCTCTTTGCGAACCTCCTGGTAGATCCAATCGGCAGTGGGATGACAGGTGGTTCCTCGTAGGACCCGGAGAATAAGTTCTCGCTGCTTGGTCCTCCGTACAAACCCAACTCTCTTCTTACCCATATCCTTCTCCCCCGTGTTCCCAATAAGTAATAACAATTCCGATTAACACCGATATTAGTATATCACTGGCAAACCCGGTCCGCAAGGGAAGAACCCTTGGAATGCTGGGTATTCCTCGCAGGAATCTTTTTTGATTTTACCCCTTGTCAATCTAAACATCCTGTGATATTATATAACTCGTCGGCGGAACACATGCTCAACGGCCGACAGAGACAAATAAGCCGAAGTGGTGGAATTGGCAGACACGCGGGACTCAAAATCCCGTCCTGGCAACAGGGTGTGGGTTCGACTCCCACCTTCGGCACCATAGGGAAAGATAGAACCCCATTACTGGGGTTTTTCTTGTTTGTAGAGAGAGTTGATCAGCAGTTGTCCGTCACCCATATCTCGTAGACACGAGAAAGCCACTCCAGGGGGTGGCTGGTATATCATGGGGGTATCTTAGCTGTGTCCTGTAACCAGAAACTGCCTTCACTCTCCTTCTAAAGGCCAGTTCACCTTACTTTCATGGACAGTCCTCGGACATGGGCCATATTCTTTCGACGCTAGTTCCTTTGTCTTCAATGGTCACCTCAAAGACATCTGGATTACTCAATGCTGCCCAGTTCTCAAATCCATAGACCTCATCAAATAATCTCAGCAACAAAACCAGTAGATTCCCGTGTGTTACTACCGCGATATTACTATCGGGATAGCCTAGGATATGGTCCAAGGCTGCCTTTCCTCGCATCATCGCCTCACTATTAGACTCACCGCCCGGGAGTCTAACATCAAAATCATCAAAGGACCTTCGAAGCTCACTATACCAATCTTCCAGGACTACGCCCGCGAGTTTCCGTTCCGCCAAATCATCGTTCAGTTCAATGTCCAAGGATAATTTGGTGGCCAAGGGTCGAATTGATTCAACGGCTCTAGCAAATGGGCTTGACACGATCCTAGTTATCCCTTTGTCTAGCAAGAACTTTGCCAGCATATCAGCTTGAACCATCCCCTGCTTAGTGAGCAAGCTGTCAGGTTCCTGTCCCGTCGCCTGGCAGTGTCTAATTAGGTACAATTTCCTAATGAAACCCATTTCTCGCCACCCAATGTGAAGTTCTATTGCAGCCCACCGCTCATCAGCGTTGAAAAACAGCCAAAGACAATAAGTAGGATGCCGCAGGCGCCCTATTTGCTCTGAAGGAAACGCTTCTTGATGAACATTGCAGCAACCACTAAAGCCAACACTACCAAGAGGGCTAAGGCAATCATCGAGTAGGTATCCACATAGCGAGCGATTGTCTCCCAGGCACTGCCTGCCGCTCTTCCCAACCAGACTAACACCGAATTCCAGACAAGGGTGCCGATGACCGTCAAGCTCAAGAAGGGGCCCATTGGCATTCTCGCCATTCCCGCGGGCAAGGAAATTAAGCTGCGGACAATGGGGACACAGCGACACAGCAATACTGCCTTGTTTCCATGCCTACCAAACCATCGTTCCGCCATCCTGACATCCTCTGGGTCCAAGCGGAGCAGCTTGCCCAGGCGACTATTCAATAGCTGGGCCAGGCGCTCTGCATTGAGAATCCGCCCGATAAGATAGAGAATTATTGCCCCCGCCACTGAACCGATGGTAGCCGCCAGGACCACGCCCCACACGCTCATGGCGGTATATGTAGTCAAGAATCCCCCAAAGGTAAGAATAATCTCCGATGGTATCGGCGGGAAAACGTTTTCGATGGTGATCAATAGGAAAATCCCAAAATAACCATATTGATTGATGATCTCCAAAATCAGGTCCTGCATGATCTACTCCTTTACTCTAGCGACATGATTACACCCTATTGTTATGCTACCTAGACCGAAAAAACGCCTCTGCAGTAATTGGGCAGGGCGTTTAGTTTAATCGAACACAAAGTTATTCCAGGGAAAGGTGGTCCTGTGGGGATAGCTGGTGAACACCCTTTGATCTCGCAAAGTGGGATGAATCAGACCGATTTGATGGGACCACAGGGCTAGTTGCTGACCCACTTTGCTGAGGCTGCCTCCATAGCGCTGGTCTCCAAACAAAGGACACCCGATGGTCGCCAACTGCACCCTAATTTGATGGGGCCTGCCGGTATGTAGCTGGATTTTAACCAAACTCAATCCTTCCCTCCAGTCCAACACCTCATAGTCCAGAATCGCTTCCTTAGCCCCCTTGGTATCCTTCCCCACAGCTCGGACTGTATTGGTGCGTCGCTCCTTCACCAGGTAGTGCACCAAGCGGCCTTGGGGTTTAGGCCTGCCATGGACCACAGCTAAATAGGTCTTCATCAACTTCCCGGTGCGGATCTGTTCAGACAACCGTGCC encodes the following:
- a CDS encoding group II intron reverse transcriptase/maturase; its protein translation is MRELTSRRWSIAMSRRIELVNRYLRGWLVYFRIADAKGHLER
- a CDS encoding transcriptional repressor, whose product is MGKKRVGFVRRTKQRELILRVLRGTTCHPTADWIYQEVRKELPNVSLGTIYRNLRCLREMGEVLELSYGSSYSRYDGNPEPHYHFICNICGSVFDVNMTVIHDLEKLVADATGFDVREHRMEFYGYCDDCTAEEQDGKTMCLQEDSLGEDVQQLQAK
- a CDS encoding histidine phosphatase family protein, with the protein product MGFIRKLYLIRHCQATGQEPDSLLTKQGMVQADMLAKFLLDKGITRIVSSPFARAVESIRPLATKLSLDIELNDDLAERKLAGVVLEDWYSELRRSFDDFDVRLPGGESNSEAMMRGKAALDHILGYPDSNIAVVTHGNLLVLLLRLFDEVYGFENWAALSNPDVFEVTIEDKGTSVERIWPMSEDCP
- the sfsA gene encoding DNA/RNA nuclease SfsA, whose translation is MKMSSNCRRSEKALDADYSVEVEWGIFRRRLNRFTAQVYIESETPETVYVPSTGRMKELLVPGAPIGLLYRPSSNRKTAYTAAFVRHGETIVSIDAHLPNKLMGQWLTEGRLAPLPRMEQVRPEVGFGSSRFDFAGYSGQRQYLIEVKSVTLVEDGVAMFPDAPTKRGERHIRELITALDYGLHAVVVFVIQRGDGRVFTPNAASDEDFARAVQEAHAAGVQFLAYRYEVTTDRSQQEVQIRLAGQVPVEI
- a CDS encoding DedA family protein, whose product is MQDLILEIINQYGYFGIFLLITIENVFPPIPSEIILTFGGFLTTYTAMSVWGVVLAATIGSVAGAIILYLIGRILNAERLAQLLNSRLGKLLRLDPEDVRMAERWFGRHGNKAVLLCRCVPIVRSLISLPAGMARMPMGPFLSLTVIGTLVWNSVLVWLGRAAGSAWETIARYVDTYSMIALALLVVLALVVAAMFIKKRFLQSK
- a CDS encoding RNA pseudouridine synthase, coding for MGVHHLTGEEKGTIEIPIIAEDNHLLVVEKPPNLLSQGDRTGDPDLLTLLKQDLKERYQKPGNVYLGLVHRLDRPVGGVMVFAKTSKAAARLSEQIRTGKLMKTYLAVVHGRPKPQGRLVHYLVKERRTNTVRAVGKDTKGAKEAILDYEVLDWREGLSLVKIQLHTGRPHQIRVQLATIGCPLFGDQRYGGSLSKVGQQLALWSHQIGLIHPTLRDQRVFTSYPHRTTFPWNNFVFD